TTTAAACAAAGCCATGAAATTTTGGTGGAAGAAAGGTTATCCTATCCATATTCATTGCAATGGCAGCATGGGATTAGAAACCATCTTGGATGAACTAGAAAAATTACAAAAAGAATTGCCACAATTAAAACAAAGACTCACCATAGAGCATTTTGGAGAATCTAAACCTGAGCAGTCTGCTCGTATTGCAAAATTAGGAGCGGTGGTGTCTGCTAATCCCTACTATCTCTATTCTATGGGTGATAAATATGCAGCCAATACTGTTCTTGGTAAAGAAAGAGGTTCAGAAATGGTTCGTTTGGGCTCATTGGTTAAAAATAAAGTGAAGTTTGCCCTGCATTCCGATTTCACGATGGCTCCTATTCAGCCATTGCTGCTAGCTTGGATAGCAACTAATCGTGTAACGGCCGATGGTACTTTGATGGCACCGCAAGAAAGAGTATCGGCTTATGATGCATTGAAAGGTATCACGATTGATGCGGCTAATTTAATGCAATTGGATAAAATTACGGGATCCATAAAAGTGGGTAAAAAAGCGGATTTCGTCATACTTGCTGAAAACCCTTTAAAGATAGACCCTTTAAAAATGAAAGACATTAAAGTGTTAGAAACTGTCTTTGAAGGCAAATCATTTCCCTTAAAAGAGTAGTTAACAGATTATTTAAATAATAATTTTTAATCAGGTTCTGTCGCATCTGTCAGAATCAAATATAAGAATTTAAGTAATTTAAAATTTAGGCCGCCAATTTACAGAATGATTTAAACATAGTTATCCTTGGTCTAACCATTTGATTCTTTCTCAGCATATACACAACTTCAATTCCGCTCAATGTTCGTCTGGCCGATTCAAAACTTTTAAAACCTAATCCGTTTTGTATACGCCACTTTATAAAACGATGATCCTGTTCTACAATATTGTTGAGATATTTACACTGTCGGATTTTAATCTTTGAGAATGAGCGTTTGTTATAGACTTTGATAGCGGCAGTATTAGAACCGCTTTTATCAATGTTTACTACTCTTGGTCTGTAGTTATTACTAATTGCTTTAATTAGAAATGACTGCGCACTCATTCTCTGTCTTTTTCTGGTCAAAAGAAAGTCAACCGTATTGCCTAATTTATCTACTGCTCGATATAAATAACACCAAATACCTTTTACTTTGATGTAGGTCTCATCCAATCTCCAACTCGCCCACACTCTGCCTTTTCTCTTCTTCATCTCTGCCTCAAGCAAAGGTGCAAACTTATAAACCCAACGCTGAATCGTGGCAGATCCACAATGACTCCTCTAATCTTCATTAGTTCTTCAACATCACGGTAACTAAGTGTAAATCTTAGCTTGAAATATACTGCCTGAAGAATTATGTATTTTGGATAACAATGACCTTTAGTATTCATATTTTGATTGGTTTAAAATTCTAAAGATAAAAATTATTCCCAGATGCGACAGAACCTTATTGTTGCTCTAATAAGCTTAAAAATTGATCTATCTCATATTCTCTATAAGAGATTTTTTGCGATGCATCATTGTGCTTTTGCCCTAACTTGAGTTTACCAAAAAATTCAATTTCTATTCTCCCCACAAAAAAGTCCTAATTTTCATTAGGACTTTTTTTTAAACTCTTTTCTATTTTTTAAAATTTATATTTTACAATCATTACTATCTCTTCCAGAAACTCTTTATCATCTTCTGATACAGAAAGTGTAAATGGAGTATCTAAATCAATATTAGAGCTAATGCCTTTGCATAGTTTTAATTCGTCAGCTCTGCTAAGATTTAGTGGTGCATCGTTTATTTTGATGGTAAAAGATACCGGATTACCAGTAACTTTTGCGACAAAAATAACATTCTCGATTTCTACTGAGTCAAAAGGCTGTGCCATATAAGGCAGTCTGAATTTATCAATTGTTAAATCTACCGTACCATTTTTTTTCAATAAATGCCACTCATTAGTTTTATCATGTTTTAAGTTAAGAGCAATGTGCAGGCCATTTCTGTTAAGTCCTTGCTTGATTAGTTCAAGCTGGTCTTTTAGAGTAGTATTAGCAGCTGTTTTTAAACTCGATCCACCTTCTCTCGCAGTATATTTTACATGCAAAATCACATCTGAAATCGTATTATAATCAAACTGTCTGACTTCAGTTGGGAGCTCTAATCTCCAACCACTGATTGCTCCGGTTCCTTCAAATGGCAAATAGCGGTCATCTCTAAAATTTAATTCAAAAACACCACTGTCGCTTTGGGCATTGCTTATCGCTATAGATTGTATCGAACCCACATTGTAAACAAAACGATTATCACCAGCCATAATATCTTCGGCATAATTTGCTGCATCTTCAGTATTTTTTCTGTATCTATTATTTACTAATGATAATTTGGCACTTACTGATGTGTAAGGTCCTGCAATACAAGGAAGACTTATACTTACGGATTTTAATCTTCTAAAATATTGTCCCGAATGATCCATATCGTATAAAACTTCCGGAATTTCGAAATCGCAAATACCAGTCGCTTTTAATCGTATCAATGCCAGCGGATCTAACATTGCTAAGGAAACATTTTTAGTTATTTCGTATTCTCGTTTGTTTTTATCCAAATAACTGGTTTCCATTCTTTTTATATCATGAATAAGGCGATCAGCACTTTGAAGTCCTTTTTTCTTGCTGTCCCAATAACCATAAGAAATAAAAGAATCGTCGTTTCCTAATTCAAATTTATAACTGCGTTCTGCTTTTTTAGCAAAATCATGAGACAATTTATAAGCGCTGAAATAAACAGAACTAATTTGTCCTATCATCCAATCATACAATTCTTTGTTAGTAAATTTAGAGCGCATGAATTCGTCTGTTTTCTTTGCATTTTCAATTTGAATATCATGATTTCTAAGATCAGTTTCTGAGATTTCTTTGCGCAATTCAGCAGCAGATATTTGTTTTTCAATCGAACTAATTTCTTTTTCAGCCAACCTTTCCTGAAGTTTCCAGTCATCATTTCTTCGTTCATAACTTCCCATAGTTGAAATTCCCGCCGCAACTTTATCTACAACCTGAGAACCTAAAAGGATTGCCTTAGCAAATGTGCTTATTGATGATGATATTTGTTCACCACCAGTAAGTTTACTTGTTGCTAAAGGCGAGCCTCCAATTCCAGCGGCACCTACTGTAACATCAGGTACTAATGCTGTAGCACCAGCGGTAAGTTCCATAATCGATCCAACCGTAAACCCTATAATTGAAACACCGTTTAAAATTAATGTGGTTGTTTCAAGTGCATTCATATACTCAATTTCCTGATAGTACTTATGCCTTTCTTCTGTAACTTTTTTAGTTCTTTTTAGAACTTCTATTTGTTCTGCAGCCTCTCTTATTTGTAGTGTTTTAATATCTCTTACTGAGTTTAAAACTTTCATTTCCAGCTGATTTCGCAAAAGTGACATTGCCTCTCCATCTTTTTTCTCCAAAGCACTTAATAAAGAATTCCCTAATCCTCTGACTTCCTGAGCCAATTCTGTTGATTTTTGTGATAAAACATTGAATCTATAAAACGGAGTCGGTGCGTTTAAACCAGCAATAACCGATGAAATATCCATTCCAGAAGCAGCCGCTCTGACCAACATTGCCGGATCTATTGGTGGGGCAAATAATGCCAGACTGCGCTCTACTCCATCAATATTCTGACAATGACGAATTTTGAATAATCTATCTGCAATTTTTGCCCAGTATTCGAGCATTTTGTCATTTTCTGGTATACAGAAATAAAGCATGGACAATGTTACTGGCGATGGTGGCAACTCAGCGCCTCCTTCTGGTAAGAGTTCAAATTCCGGAATTAGATTTTCAAGATCGATTAAAGCATTTCCAAAACTATCCAATTTTCCTTTGATCTGATTATATGTCTGATATGATGGTTTTACTACTGGCGGTACAGTCAGCGGTTTTGGCCCTAAAACTTTATCGCCTATTATATACATTTGTGTCGCCTGTGCAACAGATTCCATTGTATCTTGTCTAAACAAATAATCTCCCCATTCTATTAAATTATCCAGATACTTCATTAATAAAGTTTTCTGATAAGCAACAGGTCTTTTTCTGGCAATTACGTCCGGCATGAATGGTTTTTCCCGCCATTCCATAATAGCTTTCTCAGCAGTGCCCGAACTGGCATTTTTAAAAAGCAGATTATCTATTCGCTGTTCATTATAATGCTCATCCTGATTTAAATAAAAAGGTTTTGTTACCCAATATTTTTGCGGAGTACTTCCTGATAATGCACCTGTGGGATTAAACATATAATGAAACCATGTCATCGATTCCTCAAAACGTTGATTTTGAGTCAATTTCACAGCAATCATTAAGGGTACATGAAAAAAAAGTTCCCAATTATAACAGCTATAACTTCCCTCAGGGCTAAAATCTACATCTTCTATTGGGTAAGACCATTTTTGCGAACCATCAGGAAATGGTGTCAAAGACGTAGGTATCATCAAAGGATTTGGTACATAGTACGATTTAAAGTCAAATCCTGTTTTTTTCATTTGAGTTTCTCTTTTCATCAATTCTGGTATGCCTTTATTGTAAAAAGCAGCTCGGAGCGGACAAACTAGAGGATGGTACATATTTTTGAATTGCTCGCCATAAACCAATCCGTTTTTTGCTTTAATCTGCTGCAAAACAGTATCAATTTCAGAATTGTTAATTATTCCTATCATAAAAGCATAAGCAGTATCAAATTGCTCATAAGCTCCTAATCTTTCGGTTATACTTGTAAATTCCTGATCTAAAATCATTTCATGAACAAATGCAACATAATCTACAGGAGGAGGCGTAGGTATTGCATCATGCTTTAATTTCAATTTATTGAAAAAATTCTGAATGTCATCAATCAGCATTAACACATCTGTTGCGGTTCTTTTATCAGAATCTGTAAAGAAATCATCATCTGTATAATTTCTTATATCTCCCTGTTTATAATAACCAGGAATAATTACATAAGCATGATGGCTGTTTTCTTTAAAATAAGGAAGAAGTGTGCCCATTGGTATTTTAAACCTGTATCTTTTTGTATGACCAGAATAGGACGACATATTATTCATTTGTGCACTGTTGTTTACAAGATTGGACAACAGCTGAAAAATAAGAGATACAAAATCAATTTTTGTAAACTGATGCGGATATG
The Flavobacterium humidisoli DNA segment above includes these coding regions:
- a CDS encoding IS6 family transposase (programmed frameshift), with protein sequence MNTKGHCYPKYIILQAVYFKLRFTLSYRDVEELMKIRGVIVDPATIQRWVYKFAPLLEAEMKKRKGRVWASWRLDETYIKVKGIWCYLYRAVDKLGNTVDFLLTRKRQRMSAQSFLIKAISNNYRPRVVNIDKSGSNTAAIKVYNKRSFSKIKIRQCKYLNNIVEQDHRFIKWRIQNGLGFKSFESARRTLSGIEVVYMLRKNQMVRPRITMFKSFCKLAA